A genomic region of Enterococcus sp. 12C11_DIV0727 contains the following coding sequences:
- a CDS encoding triose-phosphate isomerase encodes MIKRAIRAPFFCVNPKAYLYGDAALKLAEKADELAEKYDLDIFFTVQHVDAYRIAKATKHLIITVQHMDGLTVGPGMGYILPEGLVAAGVQATFLNHAEHPVGVNQLVAIMKRAEEQGILVIACADSIAEAQAIAMLKPDVMVCEPTELIGTGTVSDLSYMKQTNQAVKSVSPSTFVLQAAGISTVSDVRQAIESGADGTGGTSGIVCAAEPLETLQKMIEEVVAVRAESKEL; translated from the coding sequence TTGATTAAAAGAGCTATACGCGCACCATTTTTCTGTGTAAATCCTAAAGCTTATTTATATGGAGATGCCGCCTTAAAATTAGCAGAAAAAGCGGATGAACTTGCTGAGAAGTATGATCTAGATATTTTTTTCACTGTTCAGCATGTTGATGCTTATCGGATCGCTAAAGCAACAAAACACTTGATTATCACTGTTCAACACATGGACGGATTAACAGTAGGGCCGGGTATGGGCTATATTTTACCAGAAGGTCTCGTTGCGGCGGGCGTTCAGGCAACGTTTTTAAATCATGCAGAACATCCAGTTGGTGTCAATCAATTAGTAGCGATCATGAAACGTGCTGAGGAACAAGGGATACTCGTCATTGCTTGTGCAGATTCAATTGCAGAAGCACAAGCAATCGCCATGCTCAAACCAGATGTGATGGTCTGTGAACCAACAGAATTGATCGGTACAGGTACAGTCAGTGACCTTTCTTACATGAAACAAACCAATCAAGCAGTGAAATCTGTCTCTCCAAGTACCTTTGTTCTTCAAGCTGCTGGAATCAGTACTGTTTCTGATGTACGGCAAGCGATTGAATCCGGAGCAGATGGAACAGGTGGGACTAGCGGTATTGTTTGTGCGGCAGAGCCACTAGAAACACTACAAAAGATGATTGAAGAAGTTGTCGCTGTCAGAGCAGAGTCAAAGGAGTTATAA
- a CDS encoding YjbQ family protein codes for MKTYKKDLVLTSNGQRVSYHNITESVRQAVKESDIRNGLCVVQSPHTTCSVIFEEFVHDLDFNGDEFLQVDLNRILDHIVPRELSEETNYRYPGPKHLEFLMGLDDPNYPCDPGTILNGDAHIRASLFGASETFIISETTLQIGSVGYIYFIDFDQNRKRNRKCQLMIIGE; via the coding sequence ATGAAAACATATAAGAAGGATCTTGTTTTAACATCTAACGGACAACGTGTAAGCTATCACAATATCACCGAATCCGTAAGACAAGCAGTGAAAGAAAGTGATATTAGGAATGGTTTATGCGTTGTTCAGTCACCACATACGACTTGTTCTGTGATTTTTGAAGAATTTGTCCATGATTTAGATTTTAATGGAGATGAATTTTTACAAGTTGATCTGAATCGAATTTTGGATCACATCGTTCCTAGAGAATTATCTGAAGAAACGAATTATCGCTATCCTGGACCTAAGCATCTTGAATTTTTGATGGGATTGGATGATCCAAATTATCCCTGTGATCCAGGGACTATACTAAATGGCGATGCTCATATTCGTGCTTCACTATTTGGAGCGAGTGAAACATTTATCATTAGTGAAACAACACTTCAAATAGGATCAGTTGGCTATATCTATTTTATTGATTTTGATCAGAATCGTAAGCGTAATAGGAAGTGTCAGTTGATGATTATCGGGGAATAA
- a CDS encoding DUF998 domain-containing protein yields the protein MQFLKRYGFSLMILVIISEVTFPFIFAHFYPNYNQVTLLISDFGEDGSPVKLAFKVWQLIDGCLFLLVIPSFYERFKSTSQTLTIWLSISLAIFSIGDCLVTVLFDRTTNAAQIDIEALIHDYLSGAGFIALLMATFCLIRLYALESSQLFVRKLIFILILSVCFMLLYAAPKIPIINQFHIPYRGLWQRANLFFLYLPFFLVALKNVHLTKKRH from the coding sequence ATGCAATTTTTAAAAAGATATGGTTTTAGTCTTATGATTTTAGTAATCATCAGTGAAGTTACTTTTCCATTTATTTTTGCCCATTTCTATCCTAACTATAACCAAGTTACCCTATTAATCAGTGATTTTGGAGAAGATGGTAGCCCAGTAAAATTAGCTTTTAAAGTTTGGCAGCTAATTGATGGTTGTCTATTTCTCTTAGTAATTCCAAGCTTCTATGAACGGTTCAAAAGTACTTCCCAAACACTAACAATATGGTTGAGTATTAGCCTTGCTATCTTTTCCATCGGAGATTGCCTTGTAACTGTGCTATTTGATCGCACAACAAACGCCGCTCAAATAGACATTGAAGCGTTAATTCATGATTATTTATCTGGTGCTGGATTTATTGCACTCTTGATGGCTACATTTTGTTTAATTAGACTTTATGCTTTAGAAAGCAGCCAGTTATTCGTTCGGAAACTCATTTTTATTTTGATACTCTCAGTTTGTTTTATGCTTTTATATGCTGCACCTAAAATCCCTATTATAAATCAGTTTCATATTCCTTATCGCGGACTTTGGCAGCGAGCCAATTTATTTTTTCTCTATTTACCTTTCTTTCTCGTTGCCTTAAAGAATGTCCATTTGACAAAAAAAAGGCACTAA
- a CDS encoding DEAD/DEAH box helicase, whose protein sequence is MTKINFKNYPLSEVILNALLDLGYERPTLVQQSVIPAVLDGKDVLVQSQTGSGKTASFGIPLCEKVDWAENKPQVLVLEPTRELAQQVQEDLINIGRYKRIKATAVYGKASYVKQKSELKQKSHIVVGTPGRVLDHILKGSLPLEKINCLVIDEADEMLNMGFIDQVKEIISALPAAKNTLLFSATMPKTIERMSSSYLQEPVVVKIAATEKTTPKIQHAFLDVTEDQKLAALEAVTIVENPDTCIIFANTQEKVNDTYDFLVRAGYPVGKLHGGMMQEDRFDVMDAFRKAKFRYLVATDVAARGIDIENITHVINLDIPFEKESYVHRVGRTGRAGKEGFALTFVTPKEEPLKREIESFGELAMTRITLPNAKQVARSKTAFDTKITTKQKPKHQKAKRVNEEITKVYFNGGKKKKLRALDFVGTISKIEGITSEDIGIITIQENVTYVDILNGKGQLVIQAMKERTIKGKQLKVHVARKK, encoded by the coding sequence ATGACTAAAATAAATTTCAAAAACTATCCATTAAGTGAAGTAATCTTAAACGCACTCTTAGATCTAGGCTATGAACGACCTACGCTTGTTCAGCAATCTGTAATTCCAGCTGTTCTCGATGGTAAAGATGTCTTAGTTCAATCTCAAACTGGTAGTGGGAAAACAGCTAGTTTTGGCATTCCGCTTTGTGAAAAAGTCGATTGGGCAGAAAATAAGCCTCAAGTCTTGGTCTTAGAACCAACTAGAGAGTTAGCTCAGCAAGTACAAGAAGACTTGATCAATATTGGGCGTTACAAGCGTATCAAAGCAACAGCAGTATATGGAAAAGCTTCTTACGTGAAGCAAAAATCAGAATTAAAACAGAAAAGTCATATTGTTGTAGGGACACCTGGACGAGTGCTTGATCACATCTTAAAGGGAAGTCTTCCCCTTGAGAAAATCAATTGTTTAGTGATCGATGAAGCAGATGAGATGCTGAATATGGGGTTTATCGACCAAGTAAAAGAAATCATCAGTGCACTACCAGCTGCTAAAAATACCTTATTATTTTCTGCAACGATGCCGAAAACAATTGAACGAATGAGCAGCTCCTACTTACAGGAACCTGTTGTAGTAAAAATTGCTGCTACAGAGAAAACAACCCCTAAAATTCAGCATGCTTTTTTAGATGTAACGGAAGACCAAAAATTAGCAGCTCTAGAAGCTGTCACCATAGTTGAAAATCCAGATACCTGTATCATCTTTGCTAACACGCAAGAAAAAGTTAACGATACCTATGACTTTTTAGTTAGAGCAGGCTATCCAGTCGGAAAATTACATGGCGGGATGATGCAAGAAGACCGTTTTGACGTGATGGATGCTTTTAGAAAAGCTAAATTTCGTTACCTTGTAGCAACAGACGTGGCAGCCCGTGGGATCGACATTGAAAATATTACGCACGTCATTAATCTAGATATCCCATTTGAAAAAGAAAGTTATGTCCACCGTGTCGGACGCACAGGTCGTGCAGGAAAAGAAGGTTTTGCGTTGACATTTGTAACACCAAAGGAAGAACCGTTAAAAAGAGAGATTGAATCGTTTGGGGAATTAGCTATGACTCGAATCACCTTACCAAATGCCAAGCAAGTTGCAAGAAGTAAGACAGCCTTCGATACGAAAATAACGACAAAACAAAAACCAAAACACCAAAAAGCCAAACGAGTGAATGAAGAAATCACAAAAGTCTATTTCAATGGTGGCAAGAAAAAGAAACTAAGAGCGCTTGATTTTGTAGGGACTATTTCAAAAATTGAAGGAATTACATCAGAAGATATTGGCATCATTACAATCCAAGAAAATGTGACCTATGTGGATATTTTGAATGGGAAAGGTCAACTTGTGATCCAAGCGATGAAAGAACGAACAATTAAAGGAAAACAATTAAAAGTACACGTGGCAAGAAAAAAATAA
- a CDS encoding penicillin-binding transpeptidase domain-containing protein, giving the protein MKKFKDMIKHYNLTTTKNRKRVGIIVLFLTILLFLLFTIRFSYILITGKVAGTDLSEKTKDLYEVHETLEAKRGSIFDKDGNVLVEDSSAFSLYAILDKNYTDLEGKKLYVQEKDWTAIADIFEKYVKIDKNMTLKQLKPSVNDEGEPVTTVEFGTNGKNLDFETKRTIQEALDKQKISGIYFREEKKRAYQVGNFASYFIGYAQEDDKGNEQGVMGIEEAYNDQLSGKNGSRSYEKNSALGDVKPGSVKEKKRVNGSDVYTTLDSNLQFYLEELLDDAAQKYRPEHITATLMEAKTGNILATSQRPTFALDTKKGLDDPNTARWSNILVEDIYEPGSTMKSMMVASAIEENKFNETEQFTSGSIKVDDTTINDWNNGVGEGNMTFRQGLAWSSNVGMVTLQERMPDLWQEYLKKFGFGKSTNFGLAGEAAGEIQNKTTVDRAMTSYGQGISVTHLQMLQAYTAIANGGKMLKPNIISKVVSENGEETAVEPEVVGTPISSETAGKVLDYMKDVTVDPKYGMGKEYAIEGLNVSAKTGTAEFFENGTYQTQEYLHSVVTITPTENPKYIFYMTLKRPVLDGVSANTIISDVSNKLVERAMVARD; this is encoded by the coding sequence ATGAAAAAATTTAAAGATATGATTAAACACTACAATCTAACAACAACTAAAAACCGAAAACGAGTGGGAATCATCGTTTTATTTTTGACGATTCTGCTTTTCTTACTATTTACGATCCGATTTTCGTATATCTTGATTACAGGGAAAGTCGCTGGAACCGATCTTTCTGAAAAAACGAAGGATTTATATGAAGTTCATGAAACCCTTGAAGCAAAACGGGGATCTATTTTTGATAAAGATGGCAATGTGTTGGTTGAGGATTCAAGCGCGTTTTCACTTTATGCTATTTTGGATAAAAATTACACCGATTTAGAAGGAAAAAAATTATATGTTCAAGAAAAAGATTGGACAGCGATTGCGGACATTTTTGAAAAATATGTGAAAATAGATAAAAATATGACGTTAAAGCAATTAAAACCCAGCGTAAATGATGAGGGAGAACCTGTAACGACAGTTGAATTTGGAACAAACGGGAAAAATTTAGATTTTGAAACTAAAAGAACGATCCAAGAAGCATTAGACAAACAAAAAATATCAGGTATCTATTTTAGAGAAGAAAAAAAACGAGCGTACCAAGTAGGGAATTTTGCTTCTTATTTTATTGGTTATGCACAAGAAGATGACAAAGGCAACGAACAAGGTGTAATGGGGATTGAAGAGGCCTACAATGATCAGTTATCAGGTAAGAATGGTTCTAGAAGTTATGAGAAAAATTCAGCTTTAGGAGATGTAAAACCTGGTAGTGTTAAGGAGAAAAAACGAGTTAACGGAAGTGATGTCTATACTACGCTAGATAGTAATTTACAATTTTATCTGGAAGAGTTGCTAGATGATGCTGCACAAAAATATCGACCAGAACATATTACGGCCACCTTGATGGAGGCTAAAACCGGAAACATCTTGGCAACCTCTCAACGGCCAACTTTTGCCTTAGACACCAAAAAAGGCTTAGATGATCCTAACACAGCTCGATGGAGCAATATTTTAGTTGAAGATATCTATGAACCAGGGTCAACCATGAAAAGTATGATGGTCGCCAGTGCTATTGAAGAAAATAAATTCAATGAAACCGAGCAGTTTACTTCAGGCAGTATCAAAGTGGATGATACTACGATCAACGATTGGAATAATGGCGTTGGTGAAGGGAATATGACCTTTAGACAAGGTTTGGCTTGGTCGAGTAACGTCGGGATGGTGACGCTTCAAGAACGAATGCCTGACTTATGGCAAGAGTACCTTAAGAAGTTTGGGTTTGGTAAAAGCACGAATTTTGGTTTAGCTGGTGAAGCGGCTGGTGAGATCCAAAATAAGACAACAGTGGATCGTGCTATGACATCCTATGGGCAAGGAATCTCTGTTACTCATTTACAAATGCTACAAGCCTATACTGCGATTGCTAATGGTGGAAAAATGCTGAAACCGAACATTATCAGTAAAGTTGTTTCAGAAAATGGTGAAGAGACAGCTGTTGAGCCAGAAGTGGTAGGAACACCGATTTCTAGTGAAACAGCTGGCAAGGTATTGGACTATATGAAAGATGTCACAGTAGATCCTAAATATGGCATGGGAAAAGAATATGCCATTGAAGGATTAAATGTCTCAGCCAAAACAGGGACGGCAGAATTCTTTGAAAATGGCACGTATCAAACGCAAGAATACTTACACTCTGTTGTGACGATCACACCAACTGAGAATCCTAAATATATTTTTTATATGACACTTAAACGACCTGTTTTAGACGGTGTTTCAGCAAATACGATTATTTCTGATGTATCCAATAAATTAGTAGAGCGGGCAATGGTTGCTCGTGATTAA
- the efbA gene encoding fibronectin-binding protein EfbA, protein MSFDGVFTHGIVSELSEALVTGRISKIHQPYENEIVLVIRTKGKNHKLLLSAHPSYARVQLTEIAYANPETPPNFVMMLRKFLEGAILEEIHQIDNDRVIHFTFTKRDELGDLQNIVLIVELMGRHSTIVLINKENGKILDAIKHIGSSQNSYRSLLPGVEYIDPPKQNQQNPFSASKEKVFELLSTTSELNGKYLQNKFQGLGKDTADELAFLLNERSNEKMLVWQSFWSSLKSELAPTLTVTDKKEYFTPLPYLSLNGNQETFETLSKLLDAFYGGKAEKDRVKQQGGELIHKIENELKRNQSKVVKLQQTLADTEHAENYRRDGELLTTFMAQVPKGAEFVELPNYYEEDHLLKIKLNPALTPNQNAQKYFQKYQKLKNAVKVVHGQIEQATQEISYLESVLSQLEIAGPMDIEMIREELLEQGYVKKRGSKKQKQPKKSKPEEFYSSAGNLILVGRNNLQNDQLTLRTAKKTDIWLHAKDIPGSHVIIKETNPSEETLMEAANLAAYFSKYRLSAQVPVDYVQVKHVHKPNGAKPGYVIYENQKTIYVTPNEELVETLKKNRPH, encoded by the coding sequence ATGTCATTTGATGGCGTATTTACTCATGGAATCGTCTCGGAATTATCTGAGGCATTAGTTACAGGTCGAATTTCAAAAATTCACCAGCCTTATGAAAATGAAATTGTTCTCGTTATCCGCACAAAGGGGAAAAATCATAAATTACTTTTATCAGCGCACCCAAGCTATGCACGAGTGCAGTTGACCGAAATCGCTTATGCCAATCCTGAGACACCACCGAACTTTGTCATGATGCTCCGTAAGTTTTTAGAAGGCGCAATATTAGAAGAGATTCATCAAATCGATAACGATCGGGTGATCCATTTTACTTTTACTAAAAGAGATGAATTAGGTGATTTACAGAATATCGTTTTAATCGTTGAATTGATGGGTCGGCATAGTACGATTGTTTTAATCAATAAAGAGAATGGTAAGATTTTAGATGCGATCAAACATATAGGGAGCTCTCAAAATAGTTATCGCTCTTTGCTTCCTGGTGTTGAATACATCGATCCACCCAAGCAAAATCAGCAAAATCCATTCTCAGCGTCTAAAGAAAAAGTCTTTGAGCTTCTGTCAACAACAAGCGAACTGAACGGAAAATACTTACAAAATAAATTTCAAGGTTTAGGAAAAGATACAGCTGATGAGTTAGCTTTCCTTCTAAATGAACGCTCAAATGAAAAAATGCTGGTCTGGCAATCCTTTTGGTCTTCACTAAAATCAGAACTTGCGCCAACATTAACCGTAACAGATAAAAAAGAGTACTTTACACCATTACCTTACTTATCATTAAATGGAAATCAAGAAACATTTGAAACACTAAGCAAATTATTAGATGCCTTTTATGGCGGCAAAGCTGAAAAAGATCGTGTTAAACAACAAGGTGGCGAATTGATCCATAAAATCGAAAATGAACTAAAGCGGAATCAAAGCAAAGTAGTAAAACTTCAACAAACATTAGCTGATACAGAACATGCTGAAAATTACCGTCGAGATGGAGAACTATTGACCACCTTTATGGCTCAAGTGCCAAAAGGGGCTGAATTCGTTGAATTACCAAATTATTATGAAGAAGATCATTTATTAAAAATCAAGTTAAATCCAGCACTTACACCCAATCAAAATGCCCAAAAATATTTTCAAAAGTATCAAAAGCTAAAAAATGCGGTGAAAGTCGTTCATGGACAAATCGAGCAAGCGACACAAGAAATCAGCTACTTAGAATCAGTCTTGTCACAACTTGAGATTGCAGGTCCAATGGATATCGAGATGATTCGAGAAGAACTGCTTGAACAAGGTTATGTAAAAAAACGCGGGTCAAAAAAACAAAAACAACCAAAGAAAAGTAAACCAGAAGAATTTTATTCAAGTGCTGGCAACCTGATTCTTGTCGGTCGTAATAATCTGCAAAATGACCAGCTTACACTAAGAACAGCTAAAAAAACAGATATCTGGCTACATGCAAAAGACATCCCAGGCTCTCATGTAATCATTAAAGAGACCAACCCGTCAGAAGAAACCTTGATGGAAGCTGCGAATCTCGCCGCTTATTTTTCAAAATACCGTTTATCAGCCCAAGTACCTGTAGATTATGTCCAAGTCAAACACGTTCATAAACCCAATGGTGCAAAGCCTGGTTACGTAATTTACGAAAATCAAAAAACGATTTATGTTACGCCTAATGAAGAATTAGTGGAAACATTAAAAAAGAACAGACCTCATTAG
- a CDS encoding PEP phosphonomutase — protein sequence MVKRLISASYSEVSKMTAEELKQSIKASEGRTILSENVVVASPQAGDISNAEVAAAFGADLILLNAFDCFNPIVQGIPGMSLEEVMGYWQNPETNKINPIPILKELVGRPIGVNLEPVDETSTMFSEKLTISSGRTSSKETIQKAEKIGIDFICLTGNPGTGVTNAEIAKAVKVAKENFSGLVIAGKMHSAGSDEPVVSTEAVEAYAKAGADILLLPAVGTIQGFAEEDMKAAVAIAKKYDLLTMSAIGTSQESADKKTIRQIALTNKICGVDIQHIGDAGYGGLAPVENIYEMSVTIRGMRHTINRMARSVNR from the coding sequence ATGGTAAAAAGATTGATCAGTGCAAGTTACAGTGAAGTCTCAAAAATGACTGCAGAGGAATTGAAACAGTCAATCAAAGCGAGTGAAGGGCGTACAATTCTTTCTGAAAACGTCGTCGTTGCATCACCACAAGCAGGGGATATTAGTAATGCAGAGGTTGCAGCGGCATTTGGAGCGGATTTGATTTTATTGAATGCCTTTGATTGCTTTAATCCAATCGTGCAAGGAATTCCAGGTATGTCCTTAGAAGAAGTTATGGGGTACTGGCAAAATCCAGAAACCAACAAAATCAATCCAATTCCGATTTTAAAAGAATTAGTCGGACGACCGATTGGAGTAAATTTAGAACCTGTTGATGAAACATCTACTATGTTTAGTGAAAAACTAACGATCAGTAGTGGTCGCACAAGTTCAAAGGAAACGATTCAAAAAGCTGAAAAAATTGGTATCGATTTTATTTGTTTAACTGGTAACCCGGGAACTGGTGTAACGAATGCTGAGATTGCTAAAGCAGTTAAGGTGGCAAAAGAGAATTTTTCAGGTCTGGTGATCGCAGGCAAAATGCATAGTGCCGGATCGGATGAACCTGTTGTTTCGACAGAAGCAGTTGAAGCTTATGCAAAAGCGGGAGCAGATATTCTATTATTACCAGCGGTTGGAACGATTCAAGGATTTGCAGAAGAAGATATGAAAGCAGCGGTTGCGATTGCTAAAAAATATGATTTACTAACAATGTCAGCAATTGGAACGAGTCAAGAGAGTGCTGATAAAAAGACGATTCGCCAAATTGCCTTAACCAACAAAATCTGTGGAGTAGATATACAACATATTGGAGATGCAGGCTATGGTGGTCTTGCACCAGTAGAAAATATTTATGAAATGTCCGTAACAATTCGTGGTATGCGTCATACGATCAACCGGATGGCTCGCTCAGTCAATAGATAA
- a CDS encoding 5-methyltetrahydropteroyltriglutamate--homocysteine S-methyltransferase translates to MTTIKEIPFRFDQVGSFLRPDTLKKARQNFSNQTISAQELKAIEDQAIIELIDQQVENGLKAVTDGEFRRSWWHLDFLWGLNGVEQTTPEHGYQFNQVETRAASYQITDKVTFNPEHPFFEAFTFLNEHTPEGILAKATIPSPTLLFNRKSDTFTYASYTDENIFIDDLAKAYHQTILKFYDLGCRYLQLDDTSWGMYTGFIENAKTDDEIKHWQQQCVAGVAVVNQLLQDLPKDLTITMHVCRGNYKSDWAIAGPYDHVAPYLAQLTIDGYFLEYDDNRSGGFEPLSQIYKNDPAKKVVLGLVTSKFPELESKESLSKRINEASAYIPLENLCLSPQCGFASTEEGNHLTEDEQWAKVRLVVETAKQVWQDA, encoded by the coding sequence ATGACAACTATTAAGGAAATTCCATTTCGTTTCGATCAGGTTGGCAGTTTTTTGCGCCCTGATACCTTAAAAAAAGCCCGACAAAATTTTTCAAATCAGACAATTTCTGCACAAGAATTAAAAGCTATCGAAGATCAAGCCATTATTGAGTTGATCGATCAACAAGTTGAAAATGGTTTAAAAGCTGTTACAGATGGAGAATTCCGTCGCAGTTGGTGGCATTTAGATTTTCTATGGGGGTTAAATGGTGTTGAACAAACAACACCTGAACATGGTTATCAATTTAACCAAGTTGAAACAAGAGCTGCCTCTTACCAAATTACAGATAAAGTAACATTTAACCCAGAACATCCTTTTTTTGAAGCTTTTACCTTTCTAAATGAACATACACCGGAAGGAATTCTTGCTAAAGCTACAATTCCTTCACCGACATTACTTTTTAATCGTAAAAGTGATACATTCACCTATGCAAGTTATACAGATGAAAATATCTTTATTGATGATTTAGCCAAAGCCTATCACCAAACGATTTTAAAGTTCTATGATTTAGGCTGTCGTTACCTACAGTTAGATGATACTTCTTGGGGTATGTATACCGGCTTCATTGAAAATGCTAAGACTGACGATGAAATCAAGCACTGGCAGCAACAATGTGTTGCAGGTGTTGCAGTCGTCAATCAGTTACTCCAAGACTTACCAAAAGATCTCACAATTACGATGCATGTTTGTCGCGGTAATTATAAATCAGACTGGGCAATTGCTGGTCCCTATGATCATGTTGCGCCGTATTTAGCGCAGTTAACGATTGATGGTTATTTCTTAGAATATGACGATAATCGTTCAGGCGGATTTGAGCCTTTGTCACAAATCTATAAAAATGATCCCGCAAAAAAAGTAGTGTTAGGACTCGTTACTTCTAAATTTCCTGAACTAGAATCAAAAGAAAGTTTAAGTAAACGAATCAATGAAGCGTCAGCTTATATCCCATTAGAAAATCTCTGTCTTTCACCTCAATGTGGTTTTGCTTCTACAGAAGAAGGCAATCATCTAACAGAAGATGAACAATGGGCGAAAGTAAGATTAGTCGTTGAGACCGCAAAACAAGTTTGGCAAGATGCATAA
- a CDS encoding 5-methyltetrahydropteroyltriglutamate--homocysteine S-methyltransferase — MSNNNQKIPYRYDIVGSFLRPEALKNTRAAFADGSISKDALIEVEDQTIIELIEKQKAVGLHAVTDGEFRRRWWHLDFIAGLNGITVYDFQTTAFGITTDAQGTYVSGPLSFSPTHPFLEHFRFTQKHAAPALAKQTIPGPNMIFLDSLILSKQYNENPIYTSLETFKQDLIKTYQDAIQAFYDAGCRYLQLDDTSWGGLFDERFRDLIKKNGLDADQLLNDFQEVTEKSLANKPADLAVTFHFCKGNFQSHWLYNGSYEKIAKNLFSIKAFDGFFLEYDDERSGGFEPLKELKEQQIVLGLITTKNGELEDPTTISERIKEASQYVPLDQICLSPQCGFASTHEGNHLTEEDQWKKIELVKSIAETIWKDA; from the coding sequence ATGTCTAATAACAACCAAAAAATCCCTTATCGCTACGATATTGTTGGAAGCTTTCTGCGACCTGAAGCCTTAAAGAATACGCGTGCTGCATTTGCTGATGGTTCGATTTCCAAAGATGCATTAATTGAAGTAGAAGATCAAACTATTATTGAGTTGATTGAAAAACAAAAAGCAGTCGGACTTCATGCTGTAACCGATGGTGAATTTCGGCGACGTTGGTGGCATTTAGATTTTATTGCAGGCTTGAATGGTATTACTGTTTACGATTTTCAAACCACGGCTTTTGGCATAACAACAGATGCTCAAGGAACATATGTTAGTGGACCATTGTCTTTTTCACCCACTCATCCTTTTCTTGAGCATTTCCGCTTCACACAAAAACATGCAGCACCAGCATTAGCTAAACAAACAATTCCTGGTCCTAACATGATTTTCCTAGATTCTCTGATTTTATCAAAACAATATAACGAAAACCCTATTTATACTTCTTTAGAAACGTTCAAACAAGATTTGATCAAGACCTATCAAGATGCAATCCAAGCCTTTTACGATGCTGGCTGTCGCTACTTGCAATTGGATGACACCAGTTGGGGCGGATTGTTTGACGAACGGTTCCGAGATCTAATTAAAAAGAATGGCTTGGATGCAGATCAGCTACTAAATGATTTTCAAGAAGTGACTGAGAAATCTTTAGCGAATAAACCAGCGGATCTTGCCGTCACTTTCCATTTTTGTAAAGGAAATTTCCAATCTCATTGGCTTTATAACGGTTCTTACGAAAAAATTGCCAAAAACCTTTTTTCTATTAAGGCATTTGACGGCTTTTTCTTAGAATACGATGACGAACGTTCTGGTGGTTTTGAGCCGCTCAAAGAACTAAAAGAACAACAAATCGTTTTAGGCTTGATCACAACAAAAAATGGCGAGTTGGAAGACCCTACTACAATCAGTGAACGAATCAAAGAAGCTAGCCAATATGTGCCGCTAGATCAAATTTGCCTATCGCCACAATGCGGCTTTGCTTCTACGCACGAAGGAAACCATTTAACTGAAGAAGATCAATGGAAAAAAATCGAACTTGTAAAAAGCATTGCTGAAACCATTTGGAAAGATGCATAA
- a CDS encoding GNAT family N-acetyltransferase, which yields MTTFKWRTLATDLLRKRTQPKPESSFKHNQSKKVRVNKEIRLIPFDQFRQESLKWYQDPESMYNIVGSKIAYTKKQIQQMYEWQNEHGLLYYIEYNNGEHPQIIGDVWLADDDYAIVIDQAFRNRHIGRRVTKYFIYKAKKLGRNYITVSEIFNWNKASQKMFTSLNFYPFKENKDSWSYRRRLKIDTI from the coding sequence GTGACAACTTTTAAGTGGCGGACTTTGGCGACTGATTTATTACGAAAGAGGACTCAGCCTAAACCTGAGTCCTCTTTCAAACATAATCAATCAAAAAAAGTGCGAGTAAACAAAGAGATTCGCTTGATCCCTTTTGATCAGTTTCGTCAGGAGTCTTTAAAATGGTATCAAGATCCTGAAAGTATGTACAATATAGTTGGATCAAAGATTGCCTACACAAAAAAACAAATTCAGCAAATGTATGAATGGCAAAATGAACATGGCTTACTCTATTATATAGAATACAACAATGGGGAGCACCCGCAAATAATAGGGGATGTTTGGTTAGCAGATGATGACTATGCGATCGTGATCGATCAAGCCTTTCGCAATCGTCATATTGGCCGAAGGGTTACGAAATACTTTATTTACAAAGCAAAAAAACTGGGGAGAAACTATATTACTGTGAGTGAAATTTTTAATTGGAATAAAGCCTCTCAGAAAATGTTTACTAGTCTAAACTTTTATCCTTTTAAAGAAAATAAAGATAGTTGGAGTTATCGTAGACGACTAAAAATAGATACGATATAA